The proteins below are encoded in one region of Bacillus alveayuensis:
- a CDS encoding ribonuclease HIII (product_source=KO:K03471; cath_funfam=3.30.420.10; cog=COG1039; ko=KO:K03471; pfam=PF01351,PF11858; superfamily=53098,55945; tigrfam=TIGR00716) — MANKVVTLNETDLIKLKEYYSPYLVDSYPQGALFAIRVEGCTITAYRSGKVLFQGKKSETEAEKWIQFHIAETKPMIKKTRYSPPERISTMSVIGSDEVGTGDYFGPITVAAVYVAKEKISTLQSLGVKDSKKLSDNQIIALAGKLIQTVPYSLLILKNEKYNELQQSGMSQGKMKAMLHNQAIDHVCKKIAPKEPEAILIDQFVEPSIYFRHNLNKDIPFQDRTFFSTKAESIHVSVAIASIISRYAFLKEIEKLSEMAGFPLPKGAGKIVDEACAKLIEIKGKEALSTFTKRHFANTKKALSIYEK, encoded by the coding sequence TTGGCGAACAAAGTGGTAACATTGAACGAAACCGATTTAATAAAATTGAAAGAATATTATAGCCCTTATTTAGTAGACAGTTATCCCCAAGGAGCATTGTTTGCAATAAGAGTCGAAGGCTGCACCATTACGGCTTATCGTTCTGGTAAAGTGTTATTTCAAGGAAAAAAAAGCGAAACGGAAGCTGAAAAATGGATCCAATTTCATATAGCAGAAACAAAGCCAATGATAAAAAAGACACGCTACAGTCCTCCAGAGCGGATTTCCACCATGTCTGTCATCGGCTCAGATGAAGTTGGCACGGGTGATTATTTCGGCCCCATTACAGTGGCCGCTGTTTATGTTGCTAAAGAGAAGATTTCGACTTTACAATCGTTAGGAGTCAAAGACTCTAAAAAATTATCAGACAATCAAATTATCGCATTGGCTGGGAAGCTGATCCAAACAGTCCCTTATAGTTTACTTATTTTAAAAAATGAAAAATATAATGAACTACAGCAATCAGGGATGAGTCAAGGAAAAATGAAAGCGATGCTTCACAATCAAGCCATTGATCACGTCTGCAAAAAAATAGCGCCAAAAGAGCCTGAAGCCATCCTGATCGATCAGTTTGTGGAACCATCCATATATTTTCGGCATAATTTGAATAAGGACATACCTTTTCAGGATCGTACATTTTTTAGCACAAAAGCCGAAAGCATTCACGTTTCAGTGGCGATCGCATCGATTATTTCCCGATATGCTTTTTTAAAAGAAATAGAAAAACTATCGGAAATGGCAGGCTTTCCTTTGCCAAAAGGTGCAGGAAAAATCGTAGATGAAGCTTGTGCAAAATTAATTGAAATAAAAGGAAAAGAGGCACTCTCTACTTTCACAAAGCGGCATTTTGCCAATACGAAAAAAGCTTTATCCATCTATGAAAAATGA
- a CDS encoding cell division protein ZapA (product_source=KO:K09888; cog=COG3027; ko=KO:K09888; pfam=PF05164; superfamily=102829) produces MSDQPKNKTTVNIYGQQFSIVGHESTSHMRLVASIVDDKMREISRKNPTLDINKLAVLTAINVVHDYIKLKEKYEALERQLQEKD; encoded by the coding sequence TTGTCTGATCAGCCGAAAAATAAAACGACTGTTAATATATATGGGCAGCAATTTTCTATTGTTGGACATGAAAGTACAAGCCATATGAGGCTTGTTGCATCCATTGTTGATGATAAAATGCGAGAAATTAGCCGAAAAAATCCGACGTTGGATATTAATAAGCTAGCTGTTTTAACAGCAATAAATGTTGTTCACGACTATATTAAACTAAAGGAAAAATATGAAGCTCTAGAAAGACAACTACAAGAAAAGGATTGA
- a CDS encoding putative membrane protein required for colicin V production (product_source=COG1286; cog=COG1286; pfam=PF02674; superfamily=81452; transmembrane_helix_parts=Inside_1_20,TMhelix_21_43,Outside_44_83,TMhelix_84_106,Inside_107_117,TMhelix_118_140,Outside_141_184) produces the protein MLDLILLFFLLGGILIGVKRGFILQIIYFAGFIIAYIVAVMYYDDLAQNLKLWIPYPQVGEESPVFALVNGEHLENSYYRAVSFFLLFVGTKIALHIIGSMLDFVAMLPILKQINRILGAIFGFVETYLLLFLALFIAALLPIESIQHLLSNSILANLIVNHTPYFSDKIHELWITYIGNAKML, from the coding sequence ATGCTAGATCTTATTTTGTTGTTCTTTTTACTTGGTGGTATTCTCATAGGAGTAAAGAGAGGTTTTATCCTTCAAATTATTTATTTTGCCGGTTTCATCATCGCTTATATTGTTGCTGTTATGTATTATGATGATCTTGCTCAAAATTTAAAGCTTTGGATCCCGTATCCGCAAGTAGGTGAAGAAAGTCCGGTTTTCGCCTTAGTAAATGGAGAACATCTTGAAAATTCTTATTATCGAGCCGTTTCCTTTTTTCTTTTATTCGTGGGAACAAAAATTGCTTTGCATATCATTGGCTCAATGCTGGACTTTGTAGCGATGCTGCCGATTTTAAAGCAAATCAATCGAATACTTGGCGCCATATTCGGCTTTGTTGAAACGTACCTCCTTTTATTTCTAGCCTTATTTATTGCTGCGCTGCTTCCGATTGAAAGCATTCAACATTTATTAAGTAATTCTATATTGGCAAACTTAATTGTGAATCATACTCCATATTTTTCAGATAAAATTCATGAACTTTGGATTACATATATCGGTAACGCAAAAATGCTGTAA
- a CDS encoding DNA polymerase (family 10) (product_source=KO:K02347; cath_funfam=1.10.150.110,3.20.20.140,3.30.210.10; cog=COG1387,COG1796; ko=KO:K02347; pfam=PF02811,PF14520,PF14716,PF14791; smart=SM00481,SM00483; superfamily=47802,81301,89550), which translates to MEIHKKKVIQLLETIAVYMELKGENPFKISAFRKAANALEKDDRSLSHIHDFTTISGIGKGTSSVIKEFIETGRSEVLDSLKKEVPEGLISLLELPGLGGKKISKLYHQLGVHDLETLKKACEDKKVQKLPGFGFKTEEKILAAINELGARPERLPIAYMLPIAEKIEQYVKECKDVLQLSRAGSLRRCKETIKDLDFIIATKNPEIVREHLLALPNMEEIIANGDTKISLHLHEDVPVNVDFRLVEPHAFATALHHFTGSKEHNVRIRQLAKERGEKISEYGVENIQTGEVKTFQTEHQLFQHFSLPFIPPELREDGTEVECYQGGLIHLRDIKGDLHMHSTWSDGAYSIREMAEACRKKGYQYMAITDHSQYLKVANGLTRERLKAQAEEIEQLNKEFSDFTILKGVEMDILPDGTLDYPDGVLKELDFVIASIHSSFHQSQDIIMKRLIQALKNHHVDMIAHPTGRLIGKRNGYDVDIDMLIKLAKETDTILELNANPNRLDLCAEYLKKAQEHGVKIAINTDAHSLEMLEHMTIGVSTAIKGWIRRENVVNTWELNKLRSYLAKKK; encoded by the coding sequence TTGGAAATTCATAAAAAAAAGGTTATTCAATTGCTTGAAACGATTGCCGTATATATGGAGCTTAAAGGGGAAAATCCATTTAAAATATCAGCCTTTCGGAAAGCGGCGAATGCACTTGAAAAGGATGATCGAAGCCTTTCGCATATTCATGACTTTACGACGATTTCCGGGATCGGCAAAGGAACATCAAGCGTTATTAAAGAGTTTATCGAAACGGGTAGATCTGAAGTTTTAGATTCATTGAAAAAAGAAGTGCCGGAAGGTCTTATTTCCCTCCTTGAACTTCCAGGATTAGGAGGAAAGAAAATTTCCAAACTATATCATCAATTAGGAGTACATGATCTTGAGACATTAAAGAAAGCTTGTGAAGACAAAAAAGTACAAAAATTGCCTGGATTCGGGTTCAAAACAGAGGAAAAGATTTTAGCGGCCATAAACGAATTGGGAGCTCGCCCAGAACGATTGCCAATAGCTTATATGTTGCCAATTGCTGAAAAAATTGAACAATATGTTAAGGAATGTAAAGATGTGTTGCAGCTTTCAAGAGCTGGGAGCTTGCGAAGATGTAAAGAAACTATTAAAGATTTAGATTTTATTATTGCGACGAAAAACCCCGAAATCGTTCGGGAGCATTTGTTAGCTTTACCAAATATGGAAGAAATCATTGCGAATGGAGATACAAAAATTTCCTTGCATTTACATGAAGATGTACCTGTTAACGTTGATTTTCGTCTTGTCGAGCCCCATGCCTTTGCAACCGCGTTGCATCATTTTACTGGTTCTAAAGAACATAATGTACGCATCCGTCAGTTAGCGAAAGAGCGTGGGGAAAAAATTAGTGAGTACGGGGTAGAAAATATTCAAACGGGGGAAGTCAAAACATTTCAAACGGAACATCAGCTGTTTCAGCATTTTTCCCTGCCATTTATCCCGCCGGAATTAAGGGAGGACGGTACAGAGGTCGAGTGTTATCAAGGTGGTCTCATTCATTTACGAGATATAAAGGGAGACCTTCATATGCACTCGACTTGGAGCGATGGAGCGTATTCTATTCGAGAAATGGCAGAAGCATGCCGAAAAAAAGGATATCAATATATGGCCATTACAGACCATTCCCAATATTTAAAAGTCGCAAACGGCTTGACACGAGAACGTTTAAAAGCCCAGGCGGAGGAAATTGAACAATTAAACAAAGAGTTTTCTGATTTCACGATTTTAAAAGGTGTTGAAATGGATATTTTACCTGATGGCACGTTAGATTATCCAGATGGTGTTTTAAAAGAACTCGATTTTGTCATTGCATCGATTCATTCAAGTTTTCATCAATCACAAGATATCATTATGAAAAGGTTGATACAAGCGCTTAAAAACCATCATGTCGATATGATCGCACATCCGACTGGAAGATTGATTGGAAAACGAAACGGTTATGATGTGGATATCGATATGCTAATAAAACTCGCAAAAGAAACAGACACCATTTTAGAGCTTAATGCGAATCCGAATCGACTTGATCTATGTGCAGAATATTTGAAAAAGGCTCAGGAGCATGGTGTGAAAATTGCCATCAATACAGATGCTCATAGCCTTGAAATGCTAGAACATATGACAATCGGTGTTTCCACTGCCATAAAAGGGTGGATTCGACGAGAAAATGTCGTAAACACGTGGGAACTAAATAAATTGCGCAGCTATTTAGCGAAGAAAAAATGA
- a CDS encoding DNA mismatch repair protein MutS2 (product_source=KO:K07456; cath_funfam=1.10.1420.10,2.30.30.30,3.40.50.300; cog=COG1193; ko=KO:K07456; pfam=PF00488,PF01713; smart=SM00463,SM00533,SM00534; superfamily=160443,48334,52540,58034; tigrfam=TIGR01069): MQERVLKILEFDKIKAQLKQYASSSLGKEKVDELVPSTDFLEVQKWQDETDEACTVLRLKGHAPLGGLKDVREHVKRAKIGGVLSPIELIEIAGTLYASRQMKHFIEGLVEEEEASLPYLTQFVHEITVYTDQEKQIKRCIDDNGDVLDTASETLRSIRAQLRTTEARIREKLESIIRSNALQKMLSDAVITIRNDRYVIPVKQEYRSAFGGIVHDQSSSGATLFIEPQVIVDLNNALNQIRLKEKQEIEKILTELSSEIAEHGDGIFHNVNMMKEIDFIFSKARYAKKLKATKPEMNDKGIIKLYQARHPLLNQDEVVPNDMELGEKFTSIVITGPNTGGKTVTLKTIGLLTLMAQSGLQIPALDGSKMAVFDSVYADIGDEQSIEQSLSTFSSHMTNIVDILKNVGDCSLVLFDELGAGTDPQEGAALAIAILDEVLNCGARVVATTHYPELKAYGYNREGVINASVEFDIQTLSPSYKLLIGVPGRSNAFEISRRLGLDEHVISRAKMHMSTDHNEVDSMISSLEYSKKQAEIELKEANEIRKEAEKLHQELQKQIIAFHNERDRLLAEAEKQAAKKVEEAKKEADEIIQKLRKMQKEQHALIKDHELIEAKKRLESAVPQFKKSHAVQKPKSSLKGKDLKPGDEVKVISLNQKGHLIEKVNDKEWQVQIGILKMKVKEMDLEYISRPKPVQEKPLATVKGKDYHVSLELDLRGERYEDALLRVEKYLDDAILAGYPKVSIIHGKGTGALREGVREYLNKHRAVKSIRFGDAAEGGTGITIVELK; this comes from the coding sequence TTGCAAGAACGTGTTTTAAAGATATTAGAATTTGACAAAATTAAAGCTCAATTGAAACAATATGCTTCCTCCTCGTTAGGCAAAGAAAAGGTCGATGAGCTTGTTCCATCGACGGACTTTTTAGAAGTACAAAAATGGCAAGACGAGACAGATGAAGCATGCACCGTTTTACGATTAAAAGGTCACGCTCCACTTGGAGGACTAAAAGATGTTCGTGAGCATGTTAAGCGGGCGAAAATTGGTGGAGTGTTAAGTCCGATCGAGCTTATTGAAATTGCGGGAACTTTGTACGCTTCAAGACAAATGAAGCATTTTATTGAGGGGTTAGTAGAAGAAGAGGAGGCTTCTCTTCCTTATTTAACACAATTTGTTCATGAAATAACGGTTTATACTGACCAGGAAAAGCAAATTAAACGTTGTATAGACGATAATGGTGACGTATTAGATACAGCAAGTGAAACGTTGCGTTCGATTCGTGCACAATTAAGAACAACGGAAGCCCGCATCCGGGAAAAATTGGAATCCATCATCCGATCTAACGCTCTACAAAAGATGTTATCAGATGCAGTTATAACTATTCGAAATGATCGATATGTGATCCCAGTTAAGCAGGAATATCGAAGCGCTTTTGGGGGTATTGTACACGATCAATCTTCATCTGGAGCAACATTATTTATTGAGCCCCAAGTAATTGTAGACTTAAATAATGCATTAAATCAAATTCGATTAAAGGAAAAACAAGAAATCGAAAAAATTTTGACGGAGCTTTCATCAGAAATTGCGGAGCATGGAGATGGCATTTTCCACAATGTCAACATGATGAAAGAAATCGATTTTATCTTTTCAAAAGCAAGATATGCGAAAAAATTGAAGGCGACAAAGCCTGAAATGAATGATAAAGGAATCATTAAGCTGTATCAAGCACGTCATCCATTGTTGAATCAAGATGAGGTTGTTCCAAATGATATGGAATTAGGTGAAAAGTTTACTTCCATTGTCATAACAGGACCAAATACAGGAGGAAAGACCGTAACATTAAAAACGATCGGCCTATTAACCTTAATGGCACAATCAGGCTTGCAAATCCCTGCTTTAGACGGCTCGAAAATGGCAGTCTTTGATTCTGTTTATGCTGATATTGGTGACGAGCAGTCGATCGAACAAAGTTTAAGTACGTTTTCTTCACATATGACGAACATTGTTGACATTTTAAAAAATGTTGGTGACTGTTCACTTGTTTTGTTTGATGAATTAGGGGCAGGTACAGACCCACAAGAAGGTGCTGCATTAGCGATTGCAATATTGGATGAAGTGTTAAATTGCGGTGCTCGTGTAGTGGCAACAACTCATTACCCTGAATTAAAAGCATATGGCTACAATCGAGAAGGAGTCATCAATGCAAGTGTGGAATTTGACATTCAAACTCTTTCACCGAGCTATAAGCTTTTAATCGGTGTGCCTGGACGAAGTAATGCCTTTGAGATATCACGAAGATTAGGGCTCGATGAGCATGTAATATCTAGAGCAAAAATGCATATGAGCACAGATCATAATGAAGTGGATTCGATGATTTCTTCGCTAGAATATAGTAAAAAACAGGCTGAAATCGAGTTAAAGGAAGCAAACGAAATTCGGAAAGAGGCCGAAAAGCTTCATCAGGAATTACAAAAACAAATCATTGCTTTTCATAACGAGCGTGACCGGCTTTTGGCTGAGGCGGAAAAGCAGGCAGCTAAAAAAGTGGAAGAAGCGAAAAAGGAAGCAGATGAGATCATTCAGAAGCTTCGCAAAATGCAAAAAGAACAGCATGCACTAATTAAAGATCATGAATTAATTGAAGCCAAAAAACGGTTGGAATCAGCGGTCCCTCAGTTTAAAAAATCACATGCTGTTCAAAAGCCGAAATCTTCATTGAAAGGAAAAGACTTAAAACCAGGTGATGAGGTTAAAGTCATTAGTTTAAATCAAAAAGGCCATTTAATCGAAAAAGTGAATGACAAGGAATGGCAAGTCCAAATAGGAATCTTAAAAATGAAAGTAAAAGAAATGGATTTAGAATATATTAGCCGTCCAAAGCCTGTACAAGAAAAACCTCTTGCGACAGTGAAAGGGAAAGATTATCATGTCTCATTAGAACTGGATTTACGTGGAGAACGGTATGAAGATGCTCTTTTACGGGTTGAAAAATATTTAGATGATGCTATTTTAGCTGGTTATCCAAAGGTAAGCATTATTCACGGAAAAGGAACAGGTGCCTTAAGGGAAGGAGTTCGTGAATATTTAAATAAACATCGTGCCGTAAAAAGTATTCGCTTTGGGGATGCTGCTGAAGGCGGAACAGGAATTACGATTGTTGAACTTAAATAA
- a CDS encoding putative membrane protein (product_source=KO:K08989; cog=COG3766; ko=KO:K08989; pfam=PF03994; superfamily=55681; transmembrane_helix_parts=Outside_1_9,TMhelix_10_32,Inside_33_44,TMhelix_45_67,Outside_68_76,TMhelix_77_99,Inside_100_111,TMhelix_112_134,Outside_135_136) produces the protein MNPFWEHELVQTAAYYSVVILCGIVFLAIFELVTKYKNWDEIKKGNLAVAMATGGKIFGISNVFRYSIEQHNTLFEMIGWGLYGFTLLLLGYFIYEFLTPRFKIDEEIQNDNRAVGFISMVISIGLSYVIGAGIGI, from the coding sequence ATGAATCCATTTTGGGAACATGAATTAGTACAGACAGCTGCTTACTATAGTGTTGTGATTTTATGTGGGATTGTATTTTTAGCCATTTTTGAATTAGTCACTAAATATAAAAACTGGGATGAAATCAAAAAAGGTAATCTTGCCGTCGCGATGGCAACAGGTGGAAAAATATTTGGCATTTCCAATGTATTTCGTTACTCAATTGAGCAGCATAACACACTTTTTGAAATGATCGGCTGGGGATTATACGGGTTTACACTGCTATTGTTAGGGTATTTTATTTATGAATTTTTAACACCGCGATTTAAAATAGATGAAGAAATTCAAAATGATAATCGAGCAGTTGGATTTATATCTATGGTCATTTCAATCGGGTTATCTTATGTAATCGGAGCTGGAATTGGCATTTAG
- a CDS encoding long-chain acyl-CoA synthetase (product_source=KO:K01897; cath_funfam=2.30.38.10,3.30.300.30,3.40.50.980; cog=COG0318; ko=KO:K01897; pfam=PF00501,PF13193; superfamily=56801): MTNNRPWLKHYPPEIPCEITWDKKPLHQYLKAAAEEFNDQPAIHFQGKELTFQELYEQTLKLANYLQNIGVKKGDRVAIMLPNCPQAVIAYYAVLEAGGIVVQTNPLYTERELKYQMIDSGSTVMITLDLLYPKAVKMKTLTNLKHIIVTSIKDYLPFPKNIIYRFIQKRQNQMVVQIEKSSEVHLWKDILNASSPYELNMENNVAEDIAILQYTGGTTGLPKGVMLTHENLVSNTKMCATWMYDSKRGRESVLGMLPFFHVYGMTTVMNLSIMEGYKMILIPKFEVGEVLKVIEKQKPTLFPGAPTIYIALLNDPQFKKYDLSSLKYCISGSAPLPVEVQEKFEKETGGKLVEGYGLSEASPVTHSNFFTAHNRKKGSIGVPWPNTDAAIYSMEKDGFAGPHELGELIVKGPQVMKGYWNNPEETASVLKDGWLFTGDIGYMDEDGYFYIVDRKKDMIIAGGYNIYPREIEEVLYEHEKVKEVVVAGIPDPYRGETVKAYVVLKEGMQATEEELDQFARKHLAAYKVPKIYEFRQDLPKTAVGKILRRKLIEEEKERLEKTH, translated from the coding sequence ATGACAAATAACCGTCCTTGGTTGAAGCATTATCCTCCTGAAATTCCATGTGAAATCACTTGGGATAAAAAGCCGCTCCATCAATATTTAAAAGCAGCGGCGGAAGAATTTAATGATCAGCCGGCGATTCATTTTCAAGGAAAAGAGCTGACGTTCCAAGAACTTTATGAGCAAACGTTAAAGCTGGCCAACTATTTGCAAAATATTGGTGTTAAAAAAGGTGATCGAGTTGCTATTATGCTTCCAAACTGTCCGCAAGCTGTTATAGCCTATTACGCAGTATTAGAAGCAGGAGGCATTGTTGTTCAAACGAACCCGTTATATACTGAGAGAGAGTTGAAATATCAAATGATCGATAGCGGCAGTACTGTCATGATAACATTAGATTTGCTTTATCCTAAGGCCGTAAAAATGAAAACGCTAACAAACCTAAAACATATTATTGTCACAAGTATAAAAGATTATTTACCATTTCCGAAAAATATTATCTATCGCTTCATCCAAAAAAGGCAGAATCAAATGGTTGTTCAAATCGAAAAAAGCAGTGAGGTTCATTTATGGAAAGATATTTTAAATGCGTCATCTCCTTATGAATTGAATATGGAGAACAACGTGGCAGAGGATATCGCTATTCTTCAATATACTGGTGGTACGACAGGGCTTCCTAAGGGAGTAATGTTGACACATGAAAATTTAGTGTCTAATACGAAAATGTGTGCAACATGGATGTATGACTCTAAACGGGGTAGGGAATCTGTGCTCGGAATGCTCCCTTTTTTCCATGTATATGGGATGACAACCGTTATGAATTTGTCCATTATGGAAGGCTATAAAATGATTCTTATTCCAAAATTTGAAGTAGGCGAAGTTCTAAAAGTGATTGAAAAGCAAAAACCTACCTTGTTCCCAGGCGCACCGACCATTTATATCGCTTTGTTAAATGATCCGCAATTTAAAAAATACGATTTATCTTCTTTAAAATATTGTATTAGTGGATCAGCTCCTCTTCCGGTTGAGGTTCAGGAAAAATTTGAAAAAGAAACAGGTGGAAAACTAGTTGAAGGGTATGGTTTATCTGAAGCTTCACCTGTCACACATAGCAATTTTTTCACAGCTCATAACCGAAAAAAAGGAAGTATAGGAGTTCCTTGGCCGAATACAGATGCAGCGATATATTCAATGGAAAAAGACGGTTTTGCTGGGCCGCATGAGCTTGGTGAATTAATTGTAAAAGGACCTCAAGTGATGAAAGGATATTGGAACAATCCTGAAGAAACGGCTTCTGTGTTAAAAGATGGCTGGCTGTTTACAGGAGATATTGGATATATGGATGAAGATGGGTATTTTTACATCGTTGACAGAAAAAAAGACATGATCATAGCTGGTGGATATAATATTTATCCTCGTGAAATTGAAGAAGTATTGTATGAACACGAAAAAGTAAAAGAGGTTGTAGTGGCAGGAATACCTGATCCATATCGTGGAGAAACAGTAAAAGCGTATGTTGTTTTAAAGGAAGGCATGCAAGCTACTGAAGAAGAGCTGGATCAATTCGCCAGAAAGCATTTAGCAGCATATAAAGTACCGAAAATATATGAATTTCGCCAGGATCTTCCTAAAACAGCAGTTGGGAAAATATTGAGGAGAAAATTAATTGAAGAGGAAAAAGAAAGGCTAGAAAAGACTCATTAA
- a CDS encoding TetR/AcrR family fatty acid metabolism transcriptional regulator (product_source=KO:K13770; cath_funfam=1.10.10.60,1.10.357.10; cog=COG1309; ko=KO:K13770; pfam=PF00440,PF08359; smart=SM01408; superfamily=46689,48498), with translation MKDKRPKYKKIIEAAVMVIAEKGYHAAQVSKIAKQAGVADGTIYLYFKNKDDILISLFREKMGMHIEKIRKCLEGKKTASEKLYTLVENHFSQLNKDRQYAIVTQLELRQTNRELRQRINLVLKEYLNLIDEIVEYGVRTGEFREDLDFRLARQMIFGTIDEIATTWVMNDQKYDLVSLVSSVHELLIDGFRKRDALSSDHP, from the coding sequence TTGAAGGATAAACGGCCAAAATATAAAAAAATTATTGAGGCAGCTGTCATGGTTATTGCGGAAAAAGGCTATCATGCAGCACAAGTGTCTAAAATAGCGAAACAGGCAGGGGTTGCCGACGGAACGATTTACCTATATTTTAAAAATAAAGATGATATTTTAATTTCCTTATTTAGAGAAAAAATGGGGATGCATATTGAAAAAATTCGGAAATGTTTAGAAGGGAAAAAGACAGCCTCAGAGAAATTGTATACATTAGTGGAAAATCATTTTTCTCAATTAAATAAAGATCGTCAATATGCGATTGTAACCCAATTAGAATTAAGGCAAACAAATCGTGAATTACGTCAACGTATCAACCTTGTTTTAAAGGAATACTTAAACTTAATTGATGAGATTGTCGAATATGGCGTAAGAACTGGAGAATTTCGCGAGGATTTAGATTTTAGGCTTGCTCGACAAATGATTTTTGGTACGATTGACGAAATCGCCACTACATGGGTGATGAATGATCAAAAATACGATTTAGTTAGTCTTGTAAGTAGTGTTCATGAGCTATTAATAGATGGTTTTCGTAAGAGGGATGCTTTATCATCTGATCATCCTTAG
- a CDS encoding enoyl-CoA hydratase (product_source=KO:K13767; cath_funfam=3.90.226.10; cog=COG1024; ko=KO:K13767; pfam=PF00378; superfamily=52096), with product MEFLSVKKENYVATVTFNRPPANALASSVLKELDAVLAELEVDRDVRVLIIHGEGKFFSAGADIKEFTTIETAEDFSELAKKGQEVFERIEQYPKPVIAAIHGAALGGGLELAMACHIRFATESAKLGLPELQLGIIPGFAGSQRLTRYVGVAKALEMMLTSEPITGKEAYQAGLVNHVVKEEELLEKAYELAAKIAAKSPLSVKAVIELAYMNKNSSFQEGCEKEANLFGQLFQSADAKEGIQAFIEKRKPNFKGE from the coding sequence TTGGAGTTTTTATCAGTTAAAAAGGAAAACTATGTAGCAACGGTTACATTCAATCGGCCTCCAGCAAACGCTTTAGCGTCTTCCGTTTTAAAGGAGCTAGACGCCGTTCTCGCTGAATTGGAAGTGGACCGTGACGTAAGGGTGTTAATCATCCATGGGGAAGGGAAATTTTTCTCTGCAGGCGCTGACATAAAAGAATTTACAACCATTGAAACGGCTGAAGATTTTTCAGAATTGGCAAAAAAAGGTCAAGAGGTATTTGAACGAATTGAACAATATCCTAAACCAGTGATTGCGGCCATTCATGGGGCTGCTCTTGGTGGAGGTCTTGAATTAGCGATGGCCTGCCATATTCGTTTCGCAACAGAAAGTGCCAAATTAGGTTTGCCAGAGCTTCAATTAGGAATTATTCCTGGCTTTGCTGGCTCGCAAAGGTTAACCCGCTACGTTGGAGTTGCGAAAGCGTTAGAAATGATGTTGACAAGTGAACCGATTACAGGTAAGGAAGCTTATCAAGCTGGTTTAGTCAATCATGTTGTCAAGGAAGAAGAACTGTTGGAGAAAGCTTATGAACTTGCCGCAAAAATAGCAGCTAAATCCCCATTATCCGTAAAAGCTGTTATTGAATTAGCCTACATGAATAAAAATAGCAGTTTTCAAGAAGGGTGTGAAAAAGAGGCGAATCTTTTTGGGCAATTGTTTCAAAGTGCTGATGCCAAGGAGGGAATTCAGGCATTTATTGAGAAGAGAAAGCCAAACTTTAAAGGTGAATAA